CGAGCTCCGGCTCCCTGTGCCTTAGGGAGCAGCCGGCCCTCGTGCAGCCCGTCTCGGGGCTGTCTGTCCTCCCACCGCCAGCTcggcagggctgtgcccagcccaTGGCTCTCGGGGAGCCCCTGCACACACGAAACAAGAGGGTGCACAAAGGTGTGAGCAGGGACCTGACCCGTGGGGTGTTTAATGTGACCACAAGCTGTACAGGGAGTGGGGGGCAGCGTGCTGCCCCAGGCCCTGCTCTGCTATTgcatctataaaaataaaaagcctggCCAGCAGATAGTCTAACCGAAGAGGATGCAGCTGAGGCTGAAGGCCCTGCACCCAGGGCTGCCAGCTGGGAGCCAGCCCCCTCCTCAGCGAGTGTTGGCATCGAGAAGAGGCTGCAACGTGGGGGACAACGAGGGAACCAGCAAGGGGGAACTGCTGGAACCTGCTTCCTGCTGGGTGCATGTAGGGGAACTGCCAGCCCAGGGACACCCCAGTGCTGCGCTGCAGTGCCCCCCTCGCTGGGGCCCAGTTCTGTGGAAGGAGAGTGACCGTTAGTGCCTTTATCGTTGTTCCCCCCTTATCTTTCCTGTTGGGCACCGAGAACCCACTACCCTTTTCTAGGAACAATGGCCTGTAGAGCACGTCAGTGAGAGCTGGGCAACGGAGGTGCCTTCACGCCACAGCACTGGTGGTCAAACCCTTTCAGCTGGTGCCAGCTCACAGCCAGTGCCACATGAATCTGTGTCCCAGCAAACCCAGCTCTGAACCAGGCACAGGAGGGGCTGAggtccctgcccaccccaggcAAGCAGCCACCTCCCAGGTCACACATGCAGCAGAGGTTGGAAATGCCTCTGTCTCCTCTGGGTGCATCCGCTCGGCCTCTCAAGGAGCGGGGGGTATTCACGCAGCTGCTGGGGTAGTGGCATGTAGAAGGGCTAACAGCTTAATGGAGAGTGGCACGCctggggcggggggctgcggggctccccACGCCccaggggaggaggagcagggcacagcaggcGCTCAGGGGTCTCCGCTGTACTTGATGAGGTGGCCGCTGAAGGTGATGTAAGTGTCGTATTCGTCGCTGAAAACTGCGTTCTCGCGCTCGCCCTTGTAGAGCCGCACCCAGACCtcatcctgctcctgcagctccagcatgACGCTCTGGCTCTGCATGATGCTGCGGTCGCTCACCTGGGCATAGAGGATCACCACCTCCACCCCGTTGCGCATGATGTGCAGGTAGGTCTCCTTCTGGTTCCAGGTGTGCACGTTCAGGCTGAAGTAGTAGATCCCAGGGACGTAGCAGTAAAACTTGCCCGTGAACATGTTGAAGTGGTCGTAGAGGTTAACAAACTCCGTGTCGAAGATCAGGGTCTGGTAGTAGTCGTTGCTGTGCAGGGGTTTCTTGCGGCCCACCGAGAAGGCAGCGTAGTGGCTCTTGCAGCGCTCCCCTGGGGCACCCACGCTGCCCTTCTGTCCCTTGGGCCCTGTGTGGCCCCTGCTGCCGGCAACCCCCATCTTGCCGTACTTCCCCTGCATGCCTCGCTCGCCTCGGTCTCCCTTCTCacctgggcagagcagaggggacagTTTTGCCGTCAGAGGCGGGTGCCAACTCCAACCCCAGCACTGggagcccagctctgcaccGGTCCCGGGGTCTGCGGGTGGGCTGGGCGGGCTGGCggtgccctgcagcacagggcagccagGCTGCGGGTTTGGCTGGGGACGGAGCCCCACCAGCCCTCACCTTTCAGGATGGTCATGTTGATCTGGGGCTGGTACGGGGGGTAGGAGAAGCGATGGTCGGGCGGCTCA
This genomic window from Cygnus atratus isolate AKBS03 ecotype Queensland, Australia chromosome 18, CAtr_DNAZoo_HiC_assembly, whole genome shotgun sequence contains:
- the C1QTNF1 gene encoding complement C1q tumor necrosis factor-related protein 1 gives rise to the protein MKGLRVLGVLLLSCLPPPSPAGSQTGTSPSPSPSPSPDWRLMDPEEAPSQHHAARPTREQKAGGTQEGLPPRPRCVRCCEPPDHRFSYPPYQPQINMTILKGEKGDRGERGMQGKYGKMGVAGSRGHTGPKGQKGSVGAPGERCKSHYAAFSVGRKKPLHSNDYYQTLIFDTEFVNLYDHFNMFTGKFYCYVPGIYYFSLNVHTWNQKETYLHIMRNGVEVVILYAQVSDRSIMQSQSVMLELQEQDEVWVRLYKGERENAVFSDEYDTYITFSGHLIKYSGDP